The following are from one region of the Paenalkalicoccus suaedae genome:
- a CDS encoding GNAT family N-acetyltransferase produces MRIITDDVTHVAVIELLEDHIRSMQAHSPPESKHALDLEGLRASEITFWTMWDGEELLGCGALRELDAKHGEIKSMKTSSAHLRKGVAKRMLLHILKEAKARGYERVSLETGSMAVFQPACRLYEREGFVQTGPFASYKEDPNSLFFTKEL; encoded by the coding sequence GTGCGAATCATTACGGACGACGTAACACATGTAGCTGTAATCGAGCTTTTAGAGGATCACATTCGTAGCATGCAGGCGCATTCTCCCCCTGAAAGTAAACATGCGCTCGACCTAGAAGGATTGCGCGCATCGGAAATCACCTTTTGGACGATGTGGGATGGAGAGGAATTGCTTGGCTGTGGCGCACTGCGAGAATTAGATGCAAAGCATGGCGAGATCAAGTCGATGAAAACATCGTCTGCTCACCTCCGCAAAGGAGTAGCAAAGCGCATGCTCCTTCACATCTTGAAAGAGGCGAAAGCGCGTGGGTATGAGCGAGTGAGTTTGGAAACAGGATCTATGGCAGTATTTCAGCCTGCATGTAGATTGTACGAAAGAGAAGGCTTCGTTCAGACAGGTCCATTTGCTTCGTATAAAGAGGATCCTAACAGTTTGTTTTTTACGAAGGAATTGTAG
- a CDS encoding LacI family DNA-binding transcriptional regulator, protein MKPKIEDVAKLAGVSPTTVSRVLNNRGYIGEKTRQKVDEAIKELNYYPNEVARSLFGKKTNLLGVIFPTTSNPFYGQLIFHLETLASSLGYKVLLCNSQGREDKEIEYLEMLQRHQVDGIIAGAHNEGIEAYSIPGLPVVGVDRYFSDTIPVVSSDNYEGGRLATELLIKRGCSTIIHINGPISLKTPANLRRKAYEDVMKEHELPHLTYEMESEETEERVLQQLFDANPKVDGIFASDDIIASKVLRVAKTKGIHIPNQVKLIGYDGTETQQLMLPELSTILQPIKLIAEKALDLLIKQIEGGKEEIPYEVVLPITLLESETTR, encoded by the coding sequence ATGAAGCCTAAAATAGAAGATGTGGCAAAGCTCGCTGGAGTTTCTCCCACAACTGTTTCACGTGTGTTAAATAATCGAGGCTATATTGGAGAAAAAACGAGACAAAAAGTTGACGAAGCAATTAAGGAATTAAACTATTATCCGAACGAGGTAGCACGATCATTGTTTGGAAAAAAAACGAATCTTTTAGGAGTCATTTTTCCTACCACAAGCAATCCCTTCTATGGACAGCTGATTTTCCATTTAGAAACATTAGCTTCAAGCCTTGGATACAAAGTATTGTTGTGCAATAGCCAAGGACGAGAGGATAAAGAAATCGAGTATTTAGAGATGCTCCAAAGACATCAAGTGGATGGTATTATTGCAGGAGCACATAATGAAGGAATTGAAGCTTACTCCATACCTGGACTACCAGTGGTTGGTGTAGACCGCTATTTCTCTGATACGATTCCGGTTGTATCTAGTGATAACTACGAAGGTGGTAGACTTGCAACAGAGCTCCTTATAAAGAGAGGTTGCTCTACCATCATTCACATTAACGGACCAATATCACTTAAAACCCCAGCTAACTTAAGACGCAAAGCGTATGAAGACGTTATGAAGGAACATGAACTTCCGCACCTCACCTATGAAATGGAGAGCGAAGAGACAGAGGAACGCGTGCTACAACAGCTATTTGATGCAAACCCTAAAGTAGACGGGATATTTGCAAGTGATGATATCATAGCTTCTAAAGTACTTCGCGTCGCTAAAACAAAAGGCATTCACATACCTAATCAAGTAAAACTAATAGGCTATGATGGAACTGAAACGCAACAACTCATGCTTCCAGAGCTCAGCACCATTTTACAGCCGATCAAGCTAATTGCAGAAAAGGCGTTAGACCTACTAATTAAACAAATTGAAGGTGGTAAGGAAGAAATACCATATGAGGTAGTGCTTCCTATTACGTTGCTAGAAAGCGAAACGACAAGATGA
- a CDS encoding alpha/beta hydrolase: MALFQTSFKSKALMMQTSVNILLPVGMNALDPTTAQNVTYERKTFPVLYLLHGATDDHSCWLRLSSIERYAEEKGIAVVMPNADFSAYVDMAHGNAYGTYIGEELPSFIESVFPVSTEPKDRFIAGLSMGGYGAFRFALNHPDRFAAAGSFSGALDMASRLQMENPFTVAFGENTDITGTNNDLLHLLRENKAASLPRLYQSCGTEDFLYEDNLTFKKVAEDSGVALTYSDGPGGHEWNFWDKEIKRFLDWI, from the coding sequence ATGGCACTTTTTCAAACTAGCTTTAAATCAAAGGCTTTGATGATGCAGACGTCTGTTAATATTCTGCTTCCTGTTGGTATGAATGCACTCGATCCTACAACCGCTCAGAATGTGACCTACGAACGAAAAACATTCCCGGTTCTCTACCTGCTTCACGGTGCTACGGACGATCATTCCTGTTGGCTACGTTTATCCTCGATTGAGCGCTACGCGGAGGAAAAGGGGATCGCGGTGGTCATGCCTAATGCCGATTTCAGCGCGTATGTCGATATGGCGCACGGCAATGCTTATGGCACGTACATAGGGGAGGAGCTTCCGAGCTTTATCGAGAGCGTCTTCCCGGTTTCCACCGAGCCAAAAGATCGTTTTATCGCAGGTCTATCGATGGGCGGTTACGGTGCCTTCCGATTTGCGCTCAACCACCCGGACCGCTTCGCCGCAGCCGGCTCCTTCTCCGGCGCGCTAGACATGGCCTCGCGACTGCAGATGGAGAATCCCTTCACTGTCGCGTTTGGAGAAAATACAGATATCACTGGAACCAACAATGATCTCCTTCACCTTCTTCGTGAAAATAAAGCCGCGTCGCTACCGCGACTGTATCAGTCATGCGGGACGGAAGACTTTTTGTATGAGGATAACCTGACATTTAAGAAAGTTGCTGAAGACTCTGGAGTTGCGCTAACTTATTCAGACGGACCAGGCGGACACGAATGGAACTTCTGGGATAAGGAAATAAAGAGGTTTTTAGACTGGATTTAG
- a CDS encoding alpha/beta hydrolase family protein has translation MITFPGHTLEQFFNTYTITNFTVAADESRILFSTNLNGKMNIWSMDGQGGYPSLFTQTEQDCSALKEDPEKRFVIGGFDHDGDENHHLYAMPYQGGKKQKLVEGEESDKFFFSQLNKHGNRMYYSTSQGNPSFLTGYRLDLESGEKTHLYDGEGGATTIAAVSPDEKWIVTQKLLANTYIKAELIHTDTGEKRDLSGNPEDVHVIGDAVFADDSTLYLLTNEQSEYDYVVKYDLATGERQPFFSLDKESVQHIHWHNEFNSLFATTEKGVEDSLYRVHTDGSHQKLDCPVKAIDQVSIAKSGNIYVLGTSATDPKNLYVHKDSTWTKLTRNQVPGVTESEMVDPDVVTYESYDGKQIEALWFEAKEENNNGHVIFWPHGGPQASERKTFRAMFQVILQEGYSIFAPNFRGSTGYGATFTKLVEGDWGEGPRLDCVAGIEWLFETGKCDRDRLFLMGGSYGGYMALLLHGRHTDYFRAVIDIFGVSNLFTFINSVPDHWKPVMARWVGDPEKDKDRLEKDSPITYLSTMTRPMLVIQGTNDPRVVKEESDQIVEALQKQGTDVDYMVLKDEGHGFSKKANEIRVYKEILGFLAKHRA, from the coding sequence ATGATCACATTTCCAGGACATACGTTAGAACAGTTTTTCAATACATATACGATTACAAACTTTACGGTAGCGGCGGACGAGTCACGTATTCTTTTTTCAACGAATTTAAATGGCAAGATGAATATTTGGTCGATGGACGGACAGGGTGGCTATCCATCCCTGTTTACGCAAACAGAGCAGGACTGCTCGGCTTTAAAAGAGGATCCAGAAAAGCGTTTTGTCATCGGCGGATTCGATCACGACGGAGATGAAAATCATCACCTCTATGCCATGCCTTATCAAGGTGGCAAAAAGCAAAAGCTTGTGGAAGGAGAGGAAAGTGACAAGTTTTTCTTCTCGCAGCTAAATAAGCATGGTAATCGGATGTATTACAGCACAAGCCAAGGCAATCCAAGCTTTTTAACTGGCTACAGACTAGACCTAGAGTCTGGCGAAAAGACACACCTTTACGACGGAGAGGGCGGCGCAACAACAATTGCCGCAGTTTCACCGGATGAAAAATGGATCGTCACTCAAAAGCTATTAGCTAACACATACATTAAAGCCGAACTGATTCACACGGATACTGGCGAAAAGCGTGATCTGAGCGGGAATCCAGAAGATGTACATGTTATCGGAGACGCCGTATTCGCAGATGACAGCACGCTCTATTTACTCACAAACGAGCAGTCTGAGTACGATTACGTCGTTAAATATGATCTCGCAACGGGAGAGCGCCAACCATTTTTCTCCCTAGACAAAGAGAGCGTCCAACACATTCACTGGCATAACGAATTCAACAGCCTTTTTGCTACGACTGAAAAAGGGGTAGAAGACAGTCTTTATCGCGTACATACAGACGGTTCGCATCAAAAGTTAGACTGTCCAGTGAAAGCGATCGATCAGGTGAGTATCGCAAAAAGCGGGAACATCTATGTACTCGGTACGTCGGCAACAGATCCCAAAAACCTTTACGTGCATAAGGATAGTACGTGGACAAAGCTAACGCGCAACCAAGTACCTGGTGTCACAGAGAGTGAGATGGTGGATCCGGATGTAGTAACATACGAGTCCTATGATGGGAAGCAAATCGAAGCGCTCTGGTTTGAGGCCAAGGAAGAAAATAATAATGGTCACGTCATCTTTTGGCCGCACGGTGGTCCACAGGCGTCGGAACGAAAAACGTTCCGCGCGATGTTTCAGGTGATTCTGCAAGAGGGCTACTCTATCTTTGCTCCGAACTTCCGTGGAAGCACAGGCTATGGCGCAACCTTTACGAAGCTCGTGGAAGGTGATTGGGGAGAAGGACCGCGCCTCGACTGCGTAGCAGGAATCGAGTGGTTATTCGAGACAGGGAAGTGCGACCGTGATCGTCTATTCTTGATGGGTGGAAGCTACGGAGGCTACATGGCACTCCTTTTACACGGTAGACATACGGATTATTTCCGTGCTGTCATCGACATATTTGGCGTATCGAATCTATTTACCTTCATCAACTCTGTCCCAGATCACTGGAAGCCAGTCATGGCTCGTTGGGTCGGAGACCCTGAAAAGGACAAAGATCGTTTAGAAAAAGATTCTCCTATCACGTATTTATCAACGATGACGCGCCCTATGCTCGTTATTCAAGGAACGAACGATCCACGTGTCGTCAAAGAGGAGAGCGATCAAATCGTGGAAGCCTTACAGAAACAGGGCACAGACGTTGACTATATGGTACTAAAAGACGAAGGCCACGGATTTTCGAAAAAAGCAAATGAGATCCGCGTCTATAAAGAGATTTTAGGATTTTTAGCAAAGCATCGAGCTTAG
- a CDS encoding ArsR/SmtB family transcription factor: MSKDPLNITVKQAKLLGSALRVKIMKQLFEEPKTAKQVATELDHTPGNVHYHIKKLLEGELLTLVEERKVGGVMEKYYQSVAGTFYAPDEARDPVLRESFDSDHTTSLMTRVELTTSERDQMQEEFADFLEKWVERSTKAVGEARQEYSVGINIVSTKPKYETNGEDD, from the coding sequence TTGAGTAAAGATCCGCTCAATATTACCGTCAAACAGGCTAAACTTCTTGGAAGCGCCCTCCGCGTCAAAATCATGAAGCAGCTCTTTGAAGAGCCAAAAACGGCAAAGCAGGTGGCTACAGAGCTTGATCATACTCCTGGCAACGTTCATTATCACATCAAAAAGCTTCTCGAAGGAGAGCTTCTAACACTTGTGGAGGAGCGCAAGGTTGGCGGCGTGATGGAGAAGTACTACCAGTCTGTAGCGGGGACTTTCTACGCACCAGATGAAGCAAGAGATCCTGTTTTAAGAGAGAGCTTTGATTCTGATCATACAACCTCTCTTATGACGAGAGTAGAGCTTACCACTAGTGAGAGAGATCAGATGCAGGAGGAGTTCGCTGATTTTCTCGAAAAATGGGTGGAACGAAGTACGAAGGCAGTCGGAGAGGCACGTCAGGAGTACAGCGTAGGTATCAATATCGTGAGCACAAAACCTAAATACGAAACGAATGGAGAGGATGACTAA
- a CDS encoding transglutaminase-like domain-containing protein, with protein MDSSRITYTYENRSDAPMELWLSAAPGTTDIQFTHVEPSHEEAHPFLGELFYFRLDAKESLRYEANYSSPRASALTEEARQYFLRNSALVPVDEGTKQKAEQITIDASTVKEKVFAIFSHVKESFRYSSQIKGRGTGITLNTGKGDCGELSAMIASYCRSLGIPARVMVGAFKGSFQPHAWNEVYIEEEGWMPLDVSVSMYTFFRHPLRNIGSIVRWGAFRNRARYFGEIESGRVVFSIDPERELTPAYIDREDPTASMTFPVGGEEFPWGQESLDGKAPYMQPIYPRLNGELTKIKQRDVLGSFRVKSNQLIDYVTSQTKIFAFTIAAALIYLSIGLNLFNIALPSMFETVLSGATVVALGIFSLLTLIRREFNVPLLILCVLFAFSMLSFIMGLITSA; from the coding sequence ATGGACTCATCAAGAATCACGTATACGTATGAAAATCGGAGCGATGCGCCGATGGAGCTGTGGCTTTCTGCAGCTCCTGGCACGACGGATATACAGTTTACACATGTGGAGCCGTCTCATGAGGAGGCGCATCCTTTTCTGGGGGAGCTGTTTTATTTTAGGCTCGACGCGAAGGAGAGCCTGCGCTACGAGGCGAATTATTCATCGCCTCGTGCGTCCGCGCTGACGGAGGAAGCGCGCCAGTACTTCCTGCGAAACAGTGCGCTCGTTCCTGTGGATGAAGGGACAAAACAGAAGGCCGAACAGATCACAATCGACGCATCTACTGTAAAGGAGAAAGTGTTCGCCATATTTTCTCACGTAAAAGAGAGCTTTAGGTATTCCTCGCAGATTAAGGGGCGCGGTACGGGGATTACGCTCAACACCGGTAAAGGTGACTGCGGGGAGCTGTCGGCGATGATCGCGTCGTACTGTCGGTCGCTCGGTATTCCCGCCCGGGTGATGGTTGGTGCGTTTAAGGGGTCGTTCCAGCCGCATGCGTGGAACGAAGTCTATATCGAGGAGGAGGGTTGGATGCCGCTTGATGTGAGTGTTTCGATGTATACGTTTTTCCGGCATCCTTTGCGTAACATTGGTTCGATTGTAAGGTGGGGAGCGTTTCGGAACCGCGCCCGCTACTTTGGAGAGATTGAGTCTGGTCGTGTGGTGTTTTCGATTGATCCCGAGCGTGAGCTGACGCCAGCTTATATCGATCGGGAGGACCCGACTGCTTCGATGACGTTCCCTGTCGGTGGCGAGGAATTCCCTTGGGGGCAGGAGAGTTTGGATGGCAAGGCGCCTTATATGCAGCCGATTTATCCGCGGTTGAACGGAGAGCTCACGAAGATTAAGCAGCGCGATGTGCTTGGATCGTTTCGGGTGAAGTCGAACCAGCTAATCGATTACGTGACATCTCAAACGAAGATTTTTGCGTTTACGATTGCAGCTGCGCTCATCTACCTGTCTATTGGCCTCAACCTATTTAATATTGCGTTGCCGAGTATGTTTGAGACAGTTTTGAGTGGTGCGACCGTGGTAGCACTCGGTATTTTTAGTTTGCTGACGCTCATTCGCCGTGAGTTTAATGTGCCGTTATTGATTTTGTGTGTGCTGTTTGCGTTTTCGATGCTGAGCTTTATCATGGGCTTGATTACCTCAGCCTAA
- the rsgA gene encoding ribosome small subunit-dependent GTPase A yields the protein MNIRDYGWNDTFAAAKESFQHEGFVPARVLVEQKNAYRLASESGELHGELSGKLRFEALSRIDLPAVGDWVLVDARPEEGKATIHAVLPRSSFFSRKSAGTVPEQQIIASNIDTVFLVSALNRDFNLRRMERYLVMAYESGANPVFVLTKADLSEDAADKKRQVEEIAFGVPVHVVSAFEQSGIEELAPYLGAGKTVVLLGSSGAGKSTLTNVLLGAEVQVVSHVREDDDRGRHTTTHRELFPLPSGALLIDTPGMRELQLWEASESNDHGFPDIEALARTCRFNDCSHQSEPGCAVQAAIEGGELDEARFASYQKLLRELAFMERKGNKVLEKAARDKWKKVTQQHKKTKY from the coding sequence TTGAATATACGAGATTACGGTTGGAATGACACGTTTGCAGCAGCGAAGGAAAGCTTCCAGCATGAAGGCTTCGTGCCTGCGAGAGTGCTGGTTGAACAAAAAAATGCTTACAGGCTTGCTTCTGAATCTGGCGAGCTACATGGGGAACTGTCTGGCAAGCTTCGCTTCGAAGCTCTTAGTAGAATTGATTTACCGGCTGTAGGAGACTGGGTACTGGTCGATGCTCGCCCCGAAGAAGGAAAGGCAACGATCCATGCGGTTTTGCCTCGTTCCTCCTTTTTCTCCCGAAAGAGTGCTGGGACGGTGCCAGAGCAACAGATTATTGCGTCGAATATTGATACGGTGTTTTTAGTGAGTGCGTTGAATCGGGATTTTAATTTACGGCGGATGGAGCGCTATTTGGTGATGGCGTATGAGAGTGGCGCGAATCCGGTGTTTGTGCTGACGAAGGCGGATTTGAGTGAGGATGCGGCGGATAAGAAGCGTCAGGTGGAGGAGATTGCGTTTGGCGTGCCTGTGCATGTTGTGAGCGCGTTTGAGCAGTCCGGTATTGAGGAGCTTGCACCGTATTTGGGTGCTGGTAAGACGGTTGTGCTACTTGGATCGTCGGGTGCTGGTAAGTCGACATTAACGAATGTGTTGCTCGGCGCGGAGGTGCAGGTGGTGAGTCACGTGCGCGAGGATGATGACCGCGGGCGGCATACGACCACGCATCGCGAGCTATTTCCGCTTCCAAGTGGCGCGCTGTTAATTGATACGCCTGGGATGCGTGAGCTCCAGCTTTGGGAGGCGTCCGAGTCGAATGATCATGGCTTCCCGGATATTGAGGCGTTAGCACGGACATGTCGATTTAATGACTGCTCGCATCAGAGCGAGCCCGGCTGTGCGGTGCAGGCGGCGATCGAGGGCGGAGAGCTTGACGAGGCGCGCTTTGCGTCATATCAGAAACTCTTGCGAGAGCTTGCTTTTATGGAGCGTAAAGGCAATAAAGTGTTAGAGAAAGCCGCACGAGATAAGTGGAAGAAGGTTACTCAGCAGCATAAAAAGACGAAGTATTGA
- a CDS encoding DUF2252 family protein, with translation MKRKVALAGLAGVVLTPSIVAPVAAEEAPHDQENGMDTPESGEEGAEEPDGDSQGDDENDSQEDQNEEAMQDEATDIVQIPDETLKAELLDLLNLSPEDEITAEVAATFTDRIRIRGAGIRDLTGIEAFTSVTEMDFRNNDIEDIVPLATLIQLESLSLRGNNVIDISALSELLSLKDLELRENAITDITALMQMTELTELDARDNNITSIDSLADLTKLTVLSLRNNNITDIGALSELTNLTELNLRNNVIYDITALSGMTELTELDLRSNDITTIDALQNLTKLVDLSLRENSVSDISPLANLTALTDLQLRENNIVDLTPLSTLTNLEDLNLHTNQVVDLAPLTTLENLEALNLRRNNITNLEPLSQLRGIRDLVLRDNNITDLSPIAELDLRDALELDGNSNLRDLTPIAPKYDSIDYVDFVLEKNRLAVDIDADIVTGTEREASLLETIYEANAYIPNATIRESKFRGMANGAFPFLRGTTNIYFSDVQSGNVWIPEAWKQQDGLNTWITADFHIENVGFFGNRQGSVYDLNDFDESGIAPFYYDLTRFATSMYLMNDAAKGLQLTREEIQDSVEVFANSYKEAIAQVESGAVDVDTIAKTSANLTGFVAETAEEVEGEETALVLNRWTTRDADGNRIFDPNYGRTSPVTAQERQAIQNNWNDYIDSLPAEILEEKGRDYFQFKDIVRRDNAGLGSLGVDRYYVLIEGDTDATGDDIVLDVKEQLSSVLEETGITSFDEGTFATDADRTLTGMSLMHNQPDIHWGKMNASGKSFLVKERSPFKDEFDVSSFWSKQEFDDYLTDTATVLAYGHARSTEGFASAANAAFEELTTFNDDLIRSAESYYKQTVYDHDFFQAALDNGDVSFANPSQGTPVVPGPTPQPEPEPTPELDLDQAEEEAVNGIFTVDATDEESVTVEIPLSFTESTIIDEIHVEAATGSYALPLDVLADYGVEGTIDISIDKQEMTPTLTDLFENEDVELLSAPVKFSVFVTVDGEREEVKSFGSRYVKRSIQTDVDVSEVRYATAITITEDEELQFVPNVVQAPTSVDIYRNQNSVYAVVATEKSFEDVAEHWAKEPVSKLASQFVVFGKTESEFAPNDNLTRAEAVTLLTRALGLTNVDGFEASYSDVADDAWYADAIAVASEFELVIGNPDGAFRPSDNVTREELAVMIQRAVSFLHGELAGDRTLTFADADQIGPWATEAVDLMVALEIMQGKGQGIFDPKGHTTRAEAAQVTNQFLQLLR, from the coding sequence ATGAAAAGAAAAGTAGCGTTAGCAGGTTTAGCAGGAGTAGTGTTAACACCATCCATTGTGGCACCGGTAGCAGCAGAAGAGGCACCGCATGACCAGGAGAACGGCATGGATACGCCTGAGTCTGGTGAAGAAGGGGCAGAAGAGCCAGACGGAGATTCTCAAGGTGACGATGAAAACGACTCGCAGGAAGACCAAAACGAAGAAGCTATGCAAGATGAGGCAACTGACATCGTTCAGATCCCTGACGAAACATTAAAAGCAGAGTTACTCGATTTACTTAACCTTTCCCCGGAAGACGAGATCACGGCTGAAGTAGCGGCAACTTTCACAGACCGCATTCGTATTCGCGGAGCAGGTATTCGTGACCTAACAGGTATCGAAGCATTCACAAGTGTTACGGAAATGGACTTTCGAAATAACGATATCGAAGACATCGTGCCGCTTGCAACTCTTATTCAGCTTGAATCACTTAGTCTACGTGGCAACAACGTTATTGACATTAGCGCACTATCTGAGCTCCTATCATTAAAGGATCTGGAATTGCGTGAAAATGCTATAACTGATATCACAGCTTTAATGCAGATGACTGAACTAACAGAACTTGATGCTCGTGATAACAACATTACCAGTATCGACTCACTCGCAGACCTTACAAAGCTCACAGTATTAAGCCTCCGTAACAACAACATCACGGACATTGGCGCCCTTTCCGAGCTTACCAATTTAACAGAGCTCAACCTCCGCAATAACGTGATCTATGACATTACCGCTCTATCTGGCATGACAGAGCTAACCGAGCTAGACTTGCGTTCAAACGATATTACCACTATAGACGCGCTTCAAAACCTTACAAAGCTTGTGGACTTGAGCCTTCGTGAGAACAGCGTGTCCGATATTTCACCACTCGCGAATCTTACAGCGCTGACGGACCTTCAGCTACGTGAGAATAATATCGTCGACCTTACGCCGCTCTCTACGTTAACGAATTTAGAAGATCTTAACCTACACACAAACCAAGTGGTAGACCTAGCTCCACTTACTACTTTAGAAAATTTAGAAGCACTTAACCTAAGACGTAATAACATTACTAATCTAGAACCACTAAGCCAGCTACGTGGTATTCGTGACCTTGTTTTACGAGATAACAACATAACGGATCTATCACCAATTGCAGAATTAGACTTAAGAGATGCTTTAGAGTTAGATGGTAACTCTAACTTACGTGATCTGACTCCGATTGCACCAAAATACGATTCCATCGACTACGTTGACTTTGTGCTAGAAAAGAATCGACTAGCGGTGGATATTGACGCCGACATTGTTACAGGAACAGAACGTGAAGCGTCCCTTCTTGAGACCATTTATGAGGCGAATGCCTACATTCCAAATGCTACGATTCGTGAAAGCAAGTTCCGCGGTATGGCAAATGGTGCATTCCCATTCCTACGTGGAACAACAAATATCTATTTTTCTGACGTACAATCAGGAAATGTTTGGATTCCGGAAGCATGGAAGCAGCAGGACGGCCTAAACACGTGGATCACAGCGGACTTCCACATCGAAAATGTTGGATTCTTTGGCAATCGTCAAGGTTCTGTCTATGATTTAAATGACTTTGATGAGTCTGGGATTGCTCCGTTCTACTATGACCTGACTCGTTTTGCAACAAGTATGTATCTCATGAATGACGCTGCAAAGGGCCTCCAACTTACTAGAGAAGAGATCCAAGATTCGGTCGAGGTCTTTGCGAATTCCTACAAGGAGGCTATTGCACAAGTCGAAAGTGGTGCTGTTGACGTTGATACAATCGCCAAAACGAGTGCCAACCTGACAGGATTTGTTGCAGAAACCGCTGAAGAAGTTGAAGGCGAAGAGACAGCACTAGTCCTCAACCGTTGGACAACGCGTGACGCGGACGGTAATCGTATCTTTGATCCAAATTACGGACGTACGTCACCGGTAACCGCACAGGAGCGTCAAGCTATCCAAAACAACTGGAATGACTATATCGATAGCCTTCCAGCTGAGATTTTAGAAGAAAAGGGTCGCGACTACTTCCAGTTTAAAGATATCGTGCGCCGTGACAATGCTGGGCTAGGCTCCCTTGGTGTTGACCGCTACTACGTACTCATCGAAGGTGATACGGATGCAACGGGCGACGATATTGTACTGGATGTCAAAGAGCAACTATCCTCTGTTCTTGAGGAAACAGGGATCACATCCTTCGATGAAGGAACGTTTGCTACTGATGCAGACCGTACACTAACTGGAATGTCTCTTATGCACAATCAGCCAGACATTCATTGGGGAAAGATGAACGCTTCAGGCAAGTCCTTCTTAGTAAAAGAACGTTCGCCATTTAAAGATGAGTTCGACGTGTCTTCCTTCTGGTCGAAGCAAGAGTTTGATGACTATTTAACAGATACAGCTACCGTGTTAGCTTACGGACACGCTCGATCTACAGAAGGATTCGCCTCTGCCGCAAACGCAGCTTTTGAAGAGCTAACGACCTTCAATGACGACCTGATTCGCTCTGCAGAAAGCTACTATAAACAAACTGTTTACGATCATGACTTCTTCCAAGCAGCATTAGACAATGGCGATGTATCCTTTGCAAACCCATCGCAAGGAACGCCAGTTGTCCCTGGTCCAACTCCGCAGCCAGAGCCGGAGCCAACACCTGAGCTTGATCTAGACCAAGCGGAGGAAGAAGCAGTTAACGGTATCTTTACGGTTGATGCAACAGACGAAGAGAGTGTGACAGTAGAAATTCCATTAAGCTTCACAGAGTCTACCATCATTGACGAAATCCATGTGGAAGCAGCAACAGGTAGCTATGCGTTGCCACTTGATGTGCTAGCCGATTACGGAGTAGAGGGCACAATCGACATAAGTATCGACAAGCAAGAGATGACACCAACTCTCACTGATTTGTTTGAAAATGAAGACGTGGAATTACTATCTGCACCTGTAAAGTTCTCTGTTTTTGTTACTGTTGATGGCGAGCGTGAGGAAGTGAAGAGCTTCGGTTCTCGTTATGTAAAGCGTTCGATCCAAACGGATGTAGACGTAAGCGAGGTACGCTATGCTACTGCGATTACCATTACAGAGGATGAGGAGTTACAGTTTGTACCTAACGTCGTCCAAGCTCCTACATCAGTCGATATTTATCGCAATCAAAACAGTGTGTATGCTGTGGTTGCTACCGAAAAATCATTTGAGGATGTAGCGGAGCACTGGGCCAAGGAGCCTGTATCAAAGCTTGCTTCCCAATTCGTCGTGTTTGGTAAGACGGAGTCGGAATTTGCGCCGAATGACAACTTAACTCGCGCTGAGGCGGTGACGTTGTTGACGCGTGCACTTGGCTTAACGAACGTTGATGGATTTGAGGCGTCTTACTCAGACGTAGCTGATGATGCGTGGTACGCTGATGCAATTGCGGTTGCTTCAGAGTTTGAGCTTGTTATTGGTAATCCAGACGGTGCGTTCCGTCCTAGTGATAACGTGACGCGTGAGGAGCTTGCAGTGATGATCCAGCGCGCGGTATCATTCCTGCACGGTGAGCTTGCTGGCGATCGTACGCTGACATTCGCGGATGCGGATCAGATTGGTCCATGGGCAACGGAAGCTGTGGATCTCATGGTTGCGCTGGAGATTATGCAGGGCAAGGGTCAAGGCATCTTTGATCCAAAAGGTCACACGACACGAGCGGAAGCAGCTCAAGTGACGAATCAATTTTTACAGCTTTTAAGATAA